A window from Micromonospora terminaliae encodes these proteins:
- the folK gene encoding 2-amino-4-hydroxy-6-hydroxymethyldihydropteridine diphosphokinase: MSRAVLSIGSNLGDRLAHLRAAVAAFGDTVLVVSGVYETPPWGDADQPAYLNAALLAGDPAATPRDWLARARAAEAAAGRTRDPERRYGPRTLDVDVIAVWDAAGEPVHSADPELTLPHPRAHLRAFVLRPWIDIEPHGRLPGHGWLTDLLNAEPLASDALELSPRPDLALESDT; this comes from the coding sequence ATGAGCCGGGCCGTGCTGTCGATCGGCAGCAACCTGGGCGACCGCCTCGCCCACCTGCGCGCCGCGGTGGCCGCGTTCGGCGACACCGTGCTGGTGGTCTCCGGCGTCTACGAGACTCCACCGTGGGGGGACGCCGACCAGCCCGCGTACCTCAACGCGGCGCTGCTGGCCGGGGACCCGGCGGCGACCCCGCGCGACTGGCTGGCGCGGGCCCGGGCCGCCGAGGCGGCGGCCGGGCGCACCCGGGACCCGGAGCGGCGGTACGGGCCGCGCACCCTGGACGTGGACGTGATCGCGGTCTGGGACGCGGCCGGGGAGCCGGTGCACAGCGCGGATCCGGAGCTGACCCTGCCGCACCCGCGGGCCCACCTGCGCGCCTTCGTGCTGCGGCCGTGGATCGACATCGAGCCGCACGGCCGGCTGCCCGGGCACGGCTGGCTGACCGACCTGCTGAACGCCGAGCCGCTGGCCTCCGACGCGCTGGAACTCAGTCCGCGCCCCGATCTGGCGTTAGAGTCGGACACATGA
- the folP gene encoding dihydropteroate synthase — protein sequence MTDLVRAEAPVVMGVLNVTPDSFSDGGRYADLDAAVAHGVRLRAAGADLVDVGGESTRPGADRVDADTEIARVLPVIRELSAAGIPVSIDTSRARVAEAVLAAGADVVNDVSGGLADPDMARVVRDAGCPWVLMHWRGHSREMRDLARYTDVVADVRAELSERVDEALAAGVAADRIIVDPGLGFAKTAAHNWELSARLPELVDLGFPLLFGSSRKSYLGRLLADADGNPRPTAEREAATVATSVLAVAAGAWGVRVHDVRGTADALAVWRATGRPRLARPTTEE from the coding sequence GTGACCGATCTGGTACGGGCGGAGGCCCCGGTGGTGATGGGCGTCCTCAACGTCACGCCCGACTCCTTCTCCGACGGCGGCAGATACGCCGACCTGGACGCCGCCGTCGCACACGGAGTGCGACTGCGGGCCGCCGGCGCGGACCTGGTCGACGTGGGCGGCGAGTCGACCCGGCCGGGTGCCGACCGGGTCGACGCGGACACCGAGATCGCCCGGGTGCTGCCGGTGATCCGCGAGCTGAGCGCCGCCGGCATCCCGGTCAGCATCGACACCAGCCGGGCCCGGGTCGCCGAGGCGGTCCTCGCCGCCGGTGCGGACGTGGTCAACGACGTCTCCGGTGGCCTCGCCGACCCGGACATGGCCCGGGTGGTCCGGGACGCCGGCTGCCCCTGGGTGCTGATGCACTGGCGGGGCCACTCGCGCGAGATGCGCGACCTGGCCCGGTACACCGACGTGGTGGCCGACGTACGGGCCGAGCTGAGCGAGCGGGTCGACGAGGCCCTGGCCGCCGGGGTGGCCGCCGACCGGATCATCGTCGACCCGGGGCTGGGCTTCGCGAAGACCGCCGCGCACAACTGGGAGCTCAGCGCCCGCCTGCCCGAGCTGGTCGACCTCGGCTTCCCGCTGCTGTTCGGGTCGAGCCGCAAGTCCTATCTCGGCCGGCTGCTGGCCGACGCCGACGGCAACCCCCGGCCGACCGCGGAGCGGGAGGCGGCCACCGTCGCCACCAGCGTGCTCGCCGTGGCGGCCGGCGCCTGGGGGGTCCGTGTGCACGACGTCCGGGGCACGGCCGACGCGCTCGCCGTCTGGCGGGCCACCGGCCGCCCGCGCCTGGCCCGGCCCACCACCGAGGAGTGA
- a CDS encoding ABC transporter permease, with translation MSLHLSYRAAPGNPWFSWQYVRDNSDTILAALREHTWLTARAVLIAALVALPLAVAAYWFRSLAGPIVALTGVLYTVPSLALFAFLAPYLGIGAITVLTVVALYALLVIVRNALAGLNQVPPEVREAAEGMGYGRWGRLFRIELPLALPGILTGVRLATVSTVALVTVGVVVGRGGLGQLIFAGFQNNFYKAEIMTGTVLCVLLALVLDLILAGVGRLLTPWLRGRNS, from the coding sequence GTGTCCCTCCACCTGAGCTACCGGGCCGCGCCGGGTAACCCGTGGTTCTCCTGGCAGTACGTGCGGGACAACTCTGACACGATCCTCGCCGCGCTGCGCGAGCACACCTGGCTGACCGCCCGGGCCGTGCTCATCGCGGCGCTGGTGGCGCTGCCGCTCGCGGTGGCCGCGTACTGGTTCCGCTCCCTGGCCGGGCCGATCGTGGCGCTGACCGGGGTGCTCTACACGGTCCCGTCGCTGGCGCTGTTCGCCTTCCTGGCGCCCTACCTGGGCATCGGCGCGATCACCGTGCTCACCGTGGTGGCGCTCTACGCGCTGCTGGTGATCGTGCGCAACGCGCTGGCCGGGCTGAACCAGGTGCCGCCCGAGGTGCGCGAGGCCGCCGAGGGCATGGGCTACGGCCGCTGGGGCCGCCTGTTCCGGATCGAGCTGCCGCTGGCGCTGCCCGGCATCCTCACCGGCGTACGCCTGGCCACGGTCTCCACGGTGGCGCTGGTCACGGTGGGCGTGGTGGTCGGCCGGGGCGGCCTCGGCCAGCTCATCTTCGCCGGCTTCCAGAACAACTTCTACAAGGCCGAGATCATGACCGGCACCGTGCTCTGCGTGCTGCTGGCGCTGGTGCTCGACCTGATCCTGGCCGGCGTCGGCCGGCTGCTCACCCCCTGGCTGCGGGGACGGAACTCATGA
- a CDS encoding ABC transporter permease — protein sequence MNPVQQAVVWLNDPLNWTNPGGILDRLGEHLSMSALAVLLGCLVAWPIGLWLGHSGRGGGLVLLVSNVTLAIPTLALLTILPLTFLGFGRPAVVVALAVFAVPPLLANAYTGVRQADPEARDAARGMGLSGGQVLRRVELPLAVPYLAAGFRTAAVQVVATAALASFVNGGGLGQIIRAGFGLDIAAGGGQIVAGGVLVAGLSLLVEGVLALVERAVTPRPLRRARRAANRRAADATAGA from the coding sequence ATGAACCCGGTGCAGCAGGCGGTCGTCTGGTTGAACGACCCGCTCAACTGGACGAATCCGGGCGGCATCCTCGACCGGCTGGGCGAGCACCTGAGCATGTCCGCGCTGGCCGTGCTGCTCGGCTGCCTGGTGGCCTGGCCGATCGGGCTCTGGCTCGGCCACAGCGGCCGGGGCGGAGGCCTCGTGCTGCTGGTGTCGAACGTCACACTCGCCATCCCGACCCTGGCCCTGCTGACCATCCTGCCGCTGACCTTCCTCGGCTTCGGCCGGCCGGCCGTGGTGGTCGCGCTCGCGGTCTTCGCGGTGCCGCCGTTGCTCGCCAACGCGTACACGGGGGTACGGCAGGCCGACCCGGAGGCCCGGGACGCGGCGCGCGGGATGGGACTCTCCGGCGGGCAGGTGCTGCGCCGGGTGGAGCTGCCGCTCGCGGTGCCCTACCTGGCGGCCGGGTTCCGCACCGCCGCCGTCCAGGTGGTGGCCACCGCGGCGCTGGCCTCGTTCGTCAACGGCGGCGGGCTCGGGCAGATCATCCGGGCCGGCTTCGGGCTGGACATCGCGGCCGGCGGCGGCCAGATCGTCGCCGGTGGTGTCCTGGTGGCCGGGTTGTCGCTGCTCGTCGAGGGGGTGCTCGCGCTGGTCGAGCGCGCGGTCACGCCGCGCCCGCTGCGCCGGGCCCGGCGCGCGGCGAACCGGCGGGCGGCCGACGCGACGGCGGGGGCCTGA
- a CDS encoding NADH-quinone oxidoreductase subunit D, whose amino-acid sequence MTDMTTDAGDLRELTVGTGAGGEQLGTDMVLNIGPQHPSTHGVLRLKLVLDGERVVSAEPIVGYMHRGAEKLFEVRDYRQIIVLANRHDWLSAFSNELGVVLAVERLMGMEVPERATWLRMALAELNRVLNHLMFLGSYPLEIGAITPMFYAFRERETIQAVMEEVSGGRIHYMFNRVGGLKEEVPAGWTGRARAAIGEVRRRMPDLDNLIRRNDIFLARTVGVGVLSAADAAAFGASGPVARASGLDLDLRRDEPYLAYDQLDVPVVTKTAGDCHARFEVLLDQVYASLDLAEQCLDRVDRLTGPVNTRLPKVVKAPEGHTYAWTENPLGINGYYLVSRGEKTPWRLKLRTASYANVQALATLLPGCLVPDLIAILGSMFFVVGDIDK is encoded by the coding sequence ATGACGGACATGACCACCGACGCCGGCGACCTCCGCGAACTGACCGTCGGCACCGGGGCCGGCGGGGAGCAGCTCGGCACCGACATGGTGCTCAACATCGGGCCGCAGCACCCGTCGACGCACGGCGTGCTCCGGCTCAAGCTGGTGCTCGACGGCGAGCGGGTGGTCTCCGCCGAGCCGATCGTCGGCTACATGCACCGGGGCGCGGAGAAGCTGTTCGAGGTCCGCGACTACCGGCAGATCATCGTGCTGGCCAACCGGCACGACTGGCTCTCCGCGTTCTCCAACGAGCTGGGCGTGGTGCTCGCCGTCGAACGGCTCATGGGCATGGAGGTGCCGGAGCGCGCCACCTGGCTGCGGATGGCGCTCGCGGAGCTGAACCGGGTGCTCAACCACCTGATGTTCCTCGGCTCCTACCCGCTGGAGATCGGCGCGATCACGCCGATGTTCTACGCGTTCCGCGAGCGGGAGACCATCCAGGCGGTCATGGAGGAGGTGTCCGGCGGCCGGATCCACTACATGTTCAACCGGGTCGGCGGGCTCAAGGAGGAGGTGCCGGCCGGCTGGACCGGCCGGGCCCGGGCGGCCATCGGCGAGGTCCGGCGCCGGATGCCCGACCTGGACAACCTCATCCGGCGCAACGACATCTTCCTGGCCCGTACCGTCGGGGTCGGCGTGCTGTCGGCTGCCGACGCCGCCGCGTTCGGCGCCTCCGGGCCGGTCGCCCGGGCCTCCGGACTCGACCTGGACCTGCGCCGGGACGAGCCCTACCTGGCGTACGACCAGCTTGACGTGCCCGTGGTCACCAAGACCGCCGGGGACTGCCACGCCCGCTTCGAGGTGCTGCTCGACCAGGTGTACGCCTCGCTCGACCTCGCCGAGCAGTGCCTGGACCGGGTCGACCGGCTCACCGGGCCGGTGAACACCCGGCTGCCCAAGGTGGTGAAGGCCCCCGAGGGGCACACCTACGCCTGGACCGAGAACCCGCTCGGCATCAACGGTTACTACCTGGTGTCGCGGGGCGAGAAGACCCCGTGGCGGCTCAAGCTGCGCACCGCCTCGTACGCCAACGTGCAGGCGCTCGCGACCCTGCTCCCGGGCTGCCTCGTGCCGGACCTGATCGCCATCCTCGGCTCGATGTTCTTCGTGGTCGGGGACATCGACAAGTAG
- a CDS encoding glycine betaine ABC transporter substrate-binding protein yields the protein MHARSRLAVGALGVLTAATFLTGCGGAGSSGTDAPQQGASGAGCAPVAGDKLKVLTDDKKLQNTDNVIPALNAKAATPQLVAALDKVSAKLDTPKLIELNRAVDVDRKTPQVAAKEFADANGLTDGVEKGPGGQVTVGAGNFSESQTIAELYKIALTAAGYQVKVQTIGNRELYEPALEKGQVQVVPEYAATMAEFLNTKANGKNAQPVSSPELDKTVSALKAAGDKVGISFGQPAQAQDQNAFAVTTAFADKYQVATLSDLAAKCSGTATVLAGPPECPQRPKCQAGLVEVYDFKAGSFSSLDAGGPQTKNALKTGAASVGLVFSSDAALAAS from the coding sequence ATGCACGCACGTTCACGATTGGCCGTGGGGGCGCTCGGCGTCCTCACCGCGGCGACCTTCCTCACCGGTTGCGGTGGCGCCGGTTCCTCCGGCACCGACGCGCCCCAGCAGGGCGCCTCGGGGGCCGGCTGCGCCCCGGTGGCGGGCGACAAGCTCAAGGTCCTCACCGACGACAAGAAGCTCCAGAACACCGACAACGTCATCCCGGCGCTCAACGCGAAGGCGGCCACGCCGCAGCTCGTCGCGGCGCTCGACAAGGTCTCCGCGAAGCTCGACACCCCCAAGCTGATCGAGCTGAACCGGGCCGTCGACGTCGACCGGAAGACCCCGCAGGTCGCGGCGAAGGAGTTCGCCGACGCCAACGGCCTGACCGACGGCGTCGAGAAGGGCCCCGGCGGCCAGGTCACGGTCGGCGCCGGCAACTTCAGCGAGAGCCAGACCATCGCCGAGCTCTACAAGATCGCACTCACCGCGGCCGGCTACCAGGTCAAGGTGCAGACCATCGGCAACCGGGAGCTCTACGAGCCGGCCCTGGAGAAGGGCCAGGTCCAGGTCGTCCCCGAATACGCGGCGACCATGGCCGAGTTCCTCAACACCAAGGCCAACGGCAAGAACGCCCAGCCGGTCTCCTCGCCCGAGCTGGACAAGACCGTCAGCGCGCTGAAGGCGGCCGGCGACAAGGTGGGCATCAGCTTCGGCCAGCCCGCCCAGGCACAGGACCAGAACGCCTTCGCGGTGACCACGGCCTTCGCCGACAAGTACCAGGTCGCCACCCTCTCCGACCTGGCGGCCAAGTGCTCCGGCACCGCCACCGTGCTGGCCGGCCCGCCGGAGTGCCCGCAGCGGCCGAAGTGCCAGGCCGGCCTCGTCGAGGTCTACGACTTCAAGGCGGGCTCGTTCAGCTCGCTCGACGCGGGCGGCCCGCAGACCAAGAACGCCCTGAAGACCGGTGCGGCCAGCGTCGGCCTGGTGTTCTCCTCCGACGCCGCGCTCGCCGCGAGCTGA
- a CDS encoding ABC transporter permease produces the protein MAYDETGRNAPVETSSGVPAAVLENVFDDPSHGEPGRDRIAVHVVWEFLLLLGLVAVTWLLWREDADALRGNALKTLLVDVAGLGLLTLAAGLSLRAAAVNLAIGPVALAAALHFAEQGDRGVREALLPALVVAAVGGLALALAVVVLHVPGWAASLAGAAGVIVYIERRTTPVVVQGGYDPRRTALYLFVGFAAVAVLGGLFGAIKPVRRLVGRFRPVDDPARRRGAVAATVTALALIASTILAVLGGVLIAANGDGPVAPATGLDWSVLALGAVMLGGTSAYGRRGGIFGTLLAVCTVEVFLAWAVAQDWTFSRWAVGGATLGAGLLVTRLVETFGRPRPAAPNAVPGGPAGPGGDGAISTGWALTPPPDPADAWPSVLPVRSTDTVDSWESPRWESEPRRWDAGDR, from the coding sequence ATGGCGTACGACGAGACGGGCCGGAATGCGCCGGTGGAGACGTCGTCCGGCGTGCCCGCGGCCGTGCTGGAGAACGTCTTCGACGACCCCTCGCACGGGGAGCCCGGCCGGGACCGGATCGCCGTCCACGTGGTCTGGGAGTTCCTGCTGCTGCTCGGGCTGGTCGCGGTGACCTGGCTGCTCTGGCGCGAGGACGCGGACGCGCTGCGTGGCAACGCCCTGAAGACGCTGCTGGTCGACGTGGCCGGGCTCGGGCTGCTCACCCTGGCCGCCGGGCTCAGCCTGCGCGCCGCCGCGGTGAACCTGGCGATCGGGCCGGTCGCGCTGGCCGCCGCGCTGCACTTCGCCGAGCAGGGCGACCGGGGCGTGCGGGAGGCGCTGCTCCCGGCGCTGGTGGTGGCGGCGGTCGGCGGGCTGGCGCTCGCGCTGGCCGTCGTGGTGCTGCACGTGCCCGGCTGGGCGGCCAGTCTGGCCGGCGCGGCCGGCGTCATCGTGTACATCGAGCGGCGGACCACCCCGGTGGTGGTGCAGGGCGGCTACGATCCCCGGCGCACCGCCCTCTACCTCTTCGTGGGCTTCGCCGCCGTGGCCGTGCTGGGCGGGCTCTTCGGCGCGATCAAACCGGTCCGCCGGCTGGTCGGACGGTTCCGGCCGGTCGACGACCCGGCCCGGCGACGGGGTGCCGTGGCGGCCACGGTCACCGCGCTGGCACTGATCGCCTCGACGATCCTGGCCGTGCTCGGCGGGGTGCTGATCGCCGCGAACGGGGACGGTCCGGTGGCCCCCGCCACCGGGCTCGACTGGTCGGTGCTGGCCCTCGGCGCCGTGATGCTCGGCGGCACCAGCGCGTACGGCCGGCGCGGCGGGATCTTCGGCACCCTGCTGGCGGTATGCACGGTCGAGGTGTTCCTGGCCTGGGCCGTCGCGCAGGACTGGACGTTCAGCCGGTGGGCCGTGGGCGGGGCGACCCTCGGCGCCGGTCTGCTGGTCACCCGGCTGGTCGAGACGTTCGGCCGGCCCCGGCCGGCGGCACCGAACGCCGTACCGGGCGGCCCGGCGGGGCCGGGCGGCGACGGCGCGATCAGCACCGGCTGGGCGCTGACGCCTCCGCCCGACCCGGCCGACGCCTGGCCCTCGGTGCTGCCGGTGCGGAGCACCGACACCGTCGACTCGTGGGAGTCGCCGCGCTGGGAGAGCGAGCCGCGCCGCTGGGACGCCGGGGACCGCTGA
- a CDS encoding ABC transporter ATP-binding protein codes for MDVTPGAGHGAASITLERIRKRYPDGTEAVRELSLEVKAGELVVLIGPSGCGKSTVLRMINRLIEPTDGRILLGDDDVTRVDPVTLRRRIGYVIQNVGLFPHQTVAANVATVPGLLGWPRERTRARVDELLKLVGLDPGQFGRRYPHELSGGQRQRVGVARALAADPVVLLMDEPFSAVDPIVRTRLQEEFLRLQAELRKTIVLVTHDLDEAVRLGDRIAVLSEGGRLEQYDTPAAVLGSPASPFVREFVGADRGIRKLAVTPVTREVLDPLPADGGAGLPTVPLGGSAYDALGGLLTSGAEHAVVTENGRPVGLLSRARVLGLGVLD; via the coding sequence GTGGACGTTACCCCGGGTGCCGGACACGGCGCCGCCTCGATCACGCTGGAGCGCATCCGCAAGCGCTACCCGGACGGCACGGAGGCGGTGCGCGAGCTGAGCCTGGAGGTGAAGGCCGGCGAGCTGGTGGTGCTGATCGGCCCGTCCGGCTGCGGCAAGTCCACCGTCCTGCGCATGATCAACCGGCTGATCGAGCCCACCGACGGGCGGATCCTGCTCGGCGACGACGACGTCACCCGGGTCGACCCGGTCACGCTCCGCCGCCGGATCGGGTACGTGATCCAGAACGTCGGTCTCTTCCCGCACCAGACCGTCGCGGCCAACGTGGCCACGGTGCCGGGGCTGCTGGGATGGCCCCGGGAGCGGACCCGGGCCCGGGTGGACGAGTTGCTGAAGCTGGTCGGGCTCGACCCGGGGCAGTTCGGCCGCCGCTACCCGCACGAGCTGTCCGGCGGCCAGCGGCAGCGGGTCGGCGTGGCCCGCGCGCTCGCCGCCGACCCCGTGGTGCTGCTCATGGACGAGCCCTTCTCGGCCGTCGACCCGATCGTCCGGACCCGGCTCCAGGAGGAGTTCCTCCGGCTCCAGGCCGAGCTCCGCAAGACCATCGTGCTGGTCACCCACGACCTCGACGAGGCCGTCCGGCTGGGCGACCGGATCGCGGTGCTCTCCGAGGGCGGTCGCCTGGAGCAGTACGACACGCCGGCCGCCGTGCTCGGCTCTCCCGCCTCGCCGTTCGTGCGCGAGTTCGTGGGCGCCGACCGGGGCATCCGCAAGCTGGCGGTGACCCCGGTGACCCGGGAGGTGCTCGACCCGCTCCCGGCCGACGGCGGGGCCGGCCTGCCGACCGTGCCGCTCGGCGGCTCGGCGTACGACGCGTTGGGCGGTTTGCTCACCTCGGGCGCCGAGCACGCCGTCGTCACCGAGAACGGCCGGCCCGTGGGCCTGCTCAGCCGCGCCCGGGTGCTGGGCCTGGGCGTGCTGGACTGA
- the folB gene encoding dihydroneopterin aldolase, whose amino-acid sequence MTDRIELTGLRAHGRHGVYDFERAQGQEFVVDAVLELDLAPAARSDEVTDTVHYGELAEKLVAVVTGEPVNLIETLADRLLAVCLAEPLVAAATVTVHKPEAPIPHTFRDVAVTMRRTR is encoded by the coding sequence ATGACCGACCGGATCGAGCTGACCGGCCTGCGCGCGCACGGCCGGCACGGCGTCTACGACTTCGAACGCGCACAGGGGCAGGAGTTCGTGGTCGACGCGGTGCTCGAACTCGACCTGGCCCCGGCGGCCCGCTCCGACGAGGTGACCGACACCGTGCACTACGGCGAGCTGGCCGAGAAGCTGGTCGCCGTGGTCACCGGCGAGCCGGTCAACCTCATCGAGACGCTCGCCGACCGGCTGCTCGCGGTCTGCCTGGCCGAACCGCTGGTCGCGGCCGCGACGGTCACCGTGCACAAGCCGGAGGCCCCCATCCCGCACACCTTCCGGGACGTGGCGGTGACGATGCGGCGTACCCGATGA
- a CDS encoding DUF3180 domain-containing protein, producing MGPTRISTLVVAALAAAAVAWLLISSFYGSAPDLPWLPVVTLAGLAVLEAYAAVNTRARIERRPGRGPVNPLLVARFVALAKASALAGAIFAGFYAGLTGWLFLEPTNAAADDRPAGGAGLLASLALVAAALWLERSCRVPEQEDDEDREPGDRETPRGRL from the coding sequence ATGGGTCCGACCCGGATCTCCACGCTGGTGGTGGCCGCGCTGGCCGCCGCCGCGGTGGCCTGGCTGCTGATCAGCAGCTTCTACGGGTCGGCCCCCGACCTGCCCTGGCTGCCGGTGGTCACCCTGGCGGGTCTGGCCGTGCTGGAGGCGTACGCGGCGGTCAACACCCGAGCGCGGATCGAGCGGCGTCCCGGCCGGGGCCCGGTGAATCCGCTGCTGGTCGCCCGGTTCGTGGCGCTGGCCAAGGCGTCCGCGCTGGCCGGCGCCATCTTCGCCGGCTTCTACGCCGGGCTGACCGGCTGGCTCTTCCTGGAGCCGACCAACGCCGCCGCGGACGACCGGCCGGCCGGCGGGGCCGGCCTGCTCGCCTCGCTCGCCCTGGTCGCGGCGGCGCTGTGGCTGGAGCGGTCCTGCCGGGTCCCCGAGCAGGAGGACGACGAGGATCGCGAGCCCGGCGACCGGGAGACTCCGCGCGGCCGCCTCTGA